CCTCTTACCAATGCCTCTTTTCTGATATTCCCTGTGAACTGCAAGATCAGAAAGATAACAGGCATAATGAAAGTCCGTCATTGAGCGCGCAATGCCTATCAGTTTTCCATCATTCCAGGCCGTAACCATTAGATTGGAATTTTTTACCATTCCTTCCATGCACTCCCGATCATCAATTGGCCTGCGTTCGCCAAGTGTTGATTCGCGCAGCAGTTCGATGAATTGATCTGCTGTTACCGGCGCGTTCACTTTGTACTCTATGCTCATGTCTTTCTTATGCAGCTAACCATTGATTCCCATGCAACTTTGCCCTGATCTTATTATATTGGCATGGTTTTCGGGTAGTTTTAACCGATGCCAATATCAAGGCATTATGCCTTGATAACGATAATATAAAGGACTTACATATGCAGAGTCAAGACCAAAAACAAAAGATGCTTGACCAGGCCCCCAGCATTCGACACGACAAAAATGATGCAAATCCAAGACGGAAATGGTAGCCTTGAACCTATCAAGGCAGGAGGGTAAATCGTGAGTATTCAATCTGCCGGCAAAATGCCGCAGGTAAGCCAGGGGGCTATAGTTCATGCAAATACTACAGATCGAATGGCAAGATGATTAAAACGATAATTGCATAATTTATTTGCAGCTATCGCAAGGGTTAGGAAAAATAATCTGATACGGCATGAAAAAAATACAGAGAAGCAAAAATACTTTGAGACATCAACGTCTGATCGATGGAGGAGGCGCTAAATGCAAATAACAGTTGATAAGACCCTTGAGATTTTATCAAGAGACTTTAACCTTTCCAAAGAGGAAATCTTAAAAGAAGGATTAAAGTATTTTCTGGAGAAAAGACTGAGAGAAATAAAATCAGAAATTTACAGAATAACCGGCAAATACAAAATATCATCAGTAGAAGAATTTGAAACCTTATACAAAGAAGGGAAGATAGAAGAAAAAGACTCTTTAGCTGATTTTCAAAAATTAGACCATCTTGAATTCAAAAAAGAAGAGATCGAAAGACTTCTTCGCGAGATGCAATGATCATTAACACAGGACGACTTAAAGAGATATCTGAGATTGAATTTGGCGATATTGTTGATGATGTTATCCTCACTGATATTAACTAAATCCGCATCATCTTGATAGTGGGAGGGTGAGATGAACAAAGAAATTTATGCAAGATTAAGAGAGATCAGTAAGCGATTAAAGAAGGAGTATCACGCACAGGAAGTCATCCTATTTGGTTCTTATGCCACAGGCAAAGCTACAAAAGACAGCGATGTTGACCTGTTTATTATTGCATCTACAAAAGAGAGATTTTTTGAGAGAATGGCAACTGTTAAGCGTCTTATACGGGATTTGCGAAATGGATTTCCTGTCTCCCCTATTGTCTTAACACACATGGAACTGGAAAAGAGGAAAAAAGCAGG
The sequence above is drawn from the Candidatus Schekmanbacteria bacterium genome and encodes:
- a CDS encoding GNAT family N-acetyltransferase — translated: MSIEYKVNAPVTADQFIELLRESTLGERRPIDDRECMEGMVKNSNLMVTAWNDGKLIGIARSMTDFHYACYLSDLAVHREYQKRGIGKR
- a CDS encoding nucleotidyltransferase domain-containing protein, translated to MNKEIYARLREISKRLKKEYHAQEVILFGSYATGKATKDSDVDLFIIASTKERFFERMATVKRLIRDLRNGFPVSPIVLTHMELEKRKKAGDQFVRQILESGMIL